A window of Felis catus isolate Fca126 chromosome A3, F.catus_Fca126_mat1.0, whole genome shotgun sequence genomic DNA:
GGTTTACTGGGGTGTATTCTGAGGAACAAGAGCTGTGAGAAGTAGAAGAAGTGGGGCTGGGTAGAAGGACAAGTGCACTTGTGATGCAGTTACAACAGGGGTTCAGCCGATCCCATGGGGAGCTCAGGAGTTACAAGGGCCCTTCAAAGGTGTCCCTAGTCGAACTAGGAAGCTAGGCCTTTGTGCCCCCAAGATCCACCAGTCAGCAGACACAGGTTGCCCCTGGGAACGGGGCATTACCCTTGGATGAAACAGATCACTTTGGCCGGAGAAATTCCCAGGGAGGGACTCAGCTGTGTGCGTCAGCAGCCAATCCTCCCTGCACTCAAAGGCATGGGCACCTCAGTCCCGTGGGAGGATCTGGACGGCACACCACAGCATCCACTATatcatctgaaaaatataaacttgcaaataaagaaaaagaacgtGAGGCTTTGAGTTCCACCACTGATTTGTTGCATGATCTCAGGCACATCCTCTCTTTGgacctcactttccccatctatCCACTAAGACATTACTAGACAGACAGCCTCTGATTTTCTAGTTGTGGCTAATTGGGACACTCGTAAGTCACAATCACGAGGCAAGCAGGTGTCCTGGAAGCTGGCCACAGCAACCAGAGAAGAGGAGGCTGAGGTGAGGCCAAGAGATTGGGGGAGTTCCTAGAACAAGATGAGGTGGCCTATCTTATCGGGGGTTTCCCTCAAAGGTACTTCTATGAATCATTAGTTTGTAAAACAGCAGAACAACGTGTGGCATTGAAAGTCAGCTGAACCAACCCTTCATTACACAAATGAGAGGTCATGCCCAATATCACACACTGAGTCAACAGCCATAATTCCTGAAGCCTGGCCAGGTGGTTTCTCAATGTCCCTGCCACCTATCCCTCCAGAGACTGAGTCAAGGTTTGTTTTGGCTGAAAGAAAGGGATGCCCCCTCCAGCCAACTTCCACGAAAGGAGATCTATTTGAAAAGAGTCAGGATGAGAGGAGATTTTTCCCATCCTCTTCTTAAGAAGGGGAAAAACCAGGGGATTGGAAAGAAGCAGCTTGAGCACAGAGCCGTCGGTCAGTGTAGGGCAAGTTCAAAATGTACCCAGAGTGCTGGAGACGCACACACTCTCTTAGCGTAATAAGGTCAGAATTAATAGACCCCATGTCATAAGGTCAGATTCCTTCATATAAACCTCAAGAGACTTTCGGGGAAAAATTCAGATTAATTTTGTGGTCTAGGTATAGGATTTTAGACAAGCTGCTCACTCTCAAGTGACCTTGAGCCAGGGTGAAAGATTGCAACCTTTTCCCCTTACTCACCTCCAAaagattgttttttcttcctcccctcttctAGACGATCACTGCTCTGGCCACACAGAATCCACAGACACTGAAATTTGAGTCCCATGCCTCCCCACCAAACACCAGAAGCATAGGTGAGAAAGTGACTTGCTATTTAGTGGACTGGAGGGGGTGGTTCACGTGTCGATGCATGGTATTCCTGTCGTGAGGGATGCCACACTCCAGGAAAAGGAGATATAGTAGCACAGAGAAGGGAActtcataaaaaaggaaaaggctttgaaaaagagctgggaaggaaggaacacTTGGGGAGTCCTCCAGAGTTCTAGGGCCTATCCACAGGGATACCCCAGAAGGCCTGGCCCCAGAGCAGGAGCCGGGGAAGGCACTGTGTGGTCTAAGAGAGCAGAGGGTGAACACCTGCCTCTCCTCCAGCAGCTCAGCATGGCTACAGATGGAAATTTCTGGTGAAACTGTCTAACCCCGCTCATGAGCTGTCGCACATAATGTTGCATCAGGGAAGGTTCTCACCTGCAGTTGACAACCTGGCCAGAGAGAGCAAAGCTGAGGTTTCaggttcttctctcttctttcccatcCCCAACCCCATCCAGAGATGGACTAGAAGCCCTTTCATAGGGCGTCCATGATGAAATGAAGCATTACAAAAAACCCAAAGGCAGGACATGAAGCAAGGCCACCCAGGGGACTGAAAACAGACTCCAAACAGCAGTCAGGAACCGTACGATTCACGTAACACACAAATTCCAAATCTCAGTGCCTTAACCCAgtacaaatttatttcttgctcatgtaGCAGTCCCAAGCAAGCAGGGAGGACAGGCCATGATCCACACAGAAATTAGGAATCCCAGACTCCGTCCTCCAGGTCCTTGACGTCCTCTCCATGACGCCAGCAGACGGCGAGAGAGTTTTATGGGGCAGGTCCAGAACTGGAACACATCACTCCCACTCTCTTTTCACTGACCAGAGCTCAGTCACGAGCTACACTCAATTGAAAAGGGTGGTGAAAACCTCAGCCTAGCCGTGTTCCCCGGGGAAAAGTGGGCACCGTGGGTACTGGCGATCGCTAAGGTTAGTTATCTTGAGTGCCGTCTCTCTGTGGCTGCAGGATCTTTGCTCTGGAGTAGTTCAGCTTTTCCAGAGAAGGATCCTCTCAGTCTCTGCCTGATGGCTTTAGGCCTGGCTGCAGAAGGTCAGCAGCTGGGGGGAGTGAGGCTGGGGTGCCGCTGAGGTGCCGGGAACCTCACCATTAGCGAGCAGCTTTTCACCATTTCCTGTCATTAGGGGACAGTCAATGGGTTACTCATTTCACGTGTTGTACCTCCCATCCTTATAATTTTATGGAATTCGCACGGCTATTATCctccccatgttacagatgacaaaactgagactCAGTGGGACCAAGTCCCACAGATTTGCCTCGAATTGCAGAGCCCATAATGTACAGatgcaggatttcttttttatttttctttttaaattttatttgagaaagagagggggtggggagaggagaagaaggagacagggagacggaatcccaagcaggctccatgctcgatgcggagcccaacaagggacttgatcatgacctgagcctaaatcaagagtcagacgcccaactgactgagtcacccaggcggtCCCAGATGCAGGATTTAAAGCCATATCTGCTTGGCTCTGAAATgctctcttcttttccatttcctagCTTGGGGGATAAAACCACACACACGCAGATCTGTCTTTCTTCACCTCACCCCTCATCCCCTAGACCAGACGCAATGAGTCAAGGAagacagagatgcagagaaaacagtgtatttattttttcaagaaccAGTAGACATTTCCCTCTTGTGTGCCAAGCCTCACATTGGCTGCTGGGCACACGCAGATAAACCAAGCCCGACCTTAGGCCCCTGGAGGTGTTGGTCCCAAAGCCACACATTCATCAAGgcactttcctctttctctggttTGGGGAGAAAAGGAATCCTCCAACCACACGTACCAGGAAGTCCTAATCTTGTTGAAGTGGTGAGAACGTATctgtggaaagaaaataaaacagaacctCAGCACAGGAACAATCCCAGTGATCCTCGTGTTCCTCCCACCCAGAAGGTCCTCCTTTCAGAGGGCCCTATGTTCCTTGGGATAAGAGAGAGAACACGGTGCTGGAATGGTCAAAACAGCAGTGGTCTTTGATCTAGGAATCAAGAACGAATCCATGTTGTCCGTTGACTCTCCGCTTCCATCTTCATTCCAGTAAAATCAGGGCATTGGGCCAGATAATTCAGGAATGGCCTCTACACCTGGGCATCACACTGGGCTTTCTTATGGTTCCAGGTGACCTAGCCCTAGTGAGGCCACAACCATGGCAACACTCTCTAAATGCACACAGCACTTCAAGTTTTAAGAGACACTTTTACATTTAGTATCTCAGTGGACATACTTGtatccactttacagatggggacactggaGCTAAGAAAGACACAGGCATTGCTCACCGTCACATGGTCAGCCAGAGGCAGAGGTGATAGGAAAAGATCAACTTCTTGCCTTGGGTATCATGGCTCCTTTCGCCTGGCTCATTCCAGGAATCCTTCCCTCCCAGGACCCAGAACGGCCAGTCATAGGTGACCCTGGGGACTGCTTGTTTAGAAAACTGGGGGTGAATGGTGTCGAAGGGCAGTGGGTCTGcgtggtgggtggggaggataCATAGGGAGAGGCCAAGCATCCTCCTTCATATGGAAGAGCACCAGGGAGTTGAGACCTGTCATCGGCTAGGGAATATGGGTCTGTGCCAGACCTTACCTTTCAGTGGCTCAACACATGAATTCCCACATGGCCCCTTGCAGCACTTCAGACCGGTCAGGCAGTCCCTGTCATTCAGGCAGGTGTCTAGGGGGTTGGGCTCCTTACACTCGCCAATGACCAGTGGACACCTCCCAGGATTGACCTTAACTGGTGAGAACAAGGCATGCCAATCACTTCCTCTCTACCTCAGCACCCAAACTGAGGCCCGTGAGTGTCCCGAAGGAGCCCCCTTTCCGCCAAGGGGGCCCCAACCAGTGCTGCAAGTGTCTGACAGACAGAGTGACTCATTAGCTGAATGAGTGGCTGAGGGGCTGGccggctgccccccccccccccccacggctaCCCGCAACTTCTCCAAGATGTGTGTCCTCAAGTTGAAATCTCTCTGGTCCTCTCTTCCAggactctgtttcctcaccttgCTCCGATGGGTCTACAGGATCCAGGCATTTGTTGCTGCAAATGCTGGGACAGCATTTCTGATCCTTTGGACACTCCCAGTCATTCAGGCATTCGTGGGGCTCGTACACAAGGCATAGGCCATGAGGTCTGAAGGGGCAGGCTCCACTCTTAACTTTTTCTATGGGCAAgaacaaaggaggaagaaggagatgaTTCTGAGTCATGACCACCATCCTGGACTGCCACCATGGCTGATTCCCAGCTACCAACGCAACGTGGACTGGCTCAAAAAGTCTTGAAAGTGTAGCCTTCAGCTGTTGTGAGCCAGTATGAGCCACCTCCGGCACGCAGCCGGATAGAGCTCATGGTCAGGTGCTCCCAGCCGGGGATcgactgggagggaggcagagagggactgCCATAGCAGGAGAGGCGACTCGTCAGAGCCCGAAGGGAAGATTGCAGATCGGTTGACAAgaacatagagaaagagagcgaccttgaaaaaagaaacagtaagagaaaaaaagagaacattttggaAGAGTGACCAGACAGAGACTGAAATGATGTGACAGAGAAAAAGACCAAACGGTAAAGAAGAAActgtagagaaagaaaagcaagcaataCGGGGGCTGGAGTCAACCGGTCCATCTGGCAGAGGGTGGGTTTCTGGACGCTCAGAAACTCTTAGCTGAAGTCTTCAGAGAGACACTTGAAATTAGGggccaggaggggcgcctgggtggctcagttggttaagtgaccgacgtcggctcaggtcatgatctcacagtttgtgggttcgagccccgcatcgggctctgtgctgacagcttgctgggagcctggagcctgctttggattctgtgtctccttctctctctgtccctccccggcttgtgctctgtctcatgctgtctctcaaaaataaataaatgtaaaaaaaaaaaaaaaattcttttaaagaaattagggGCCATGGGCCGGACCACTGGAAAGGTGGCTACAGGGTCAGTCCCTGGGTTAGCAGGAAGAGGCTACCGCCATGCGGAGCCGTCACTGACCCTGGCACCTGGATACGGCCTGAGAGACTCCAACTCACCTGTGCTAGTACCTTCTGCAGTCCAGGGCGTGAGGATTTCAAGGGCAAGGAGCACCGTGAAGGTGATGGGGCTGCTGGGTTTCATAGTGACAGCAGATGGGGCAGTGGTGGCCAGAGTCAGCCTCTCCCTTTGTACCTCCGCCTGAGGGTGTGGTCCTTCCAGAACTGCCCTGGGCCCTCCCAGCTGCTCATTGTAAGCAGGAAATTCAGGGGAAAACAGGAACTCCACTGTATTGATGACTCTATCCCCCAGAAGGGACATGTGTAGAACAGGGGGGGTGGGTTGTCACCAGGCTGGTCAGGAAACTTCTGGAACCACCTGCCTTTGGCCTTCggagtggagtgggggaggggccacgAGGGGAGAGCACAGGGTGGAACAGAAGGACATTACAAAGGAGCCTCTCTACTTGCCTTGACTGTCCCACACTCCTGGATTACCGGGGTCACTCCCTTTCCCAGACATCAGGGGACAGATTCGCCTGCTCGCTCCAGACTTGTTTTCACGTAACACATGCAGTTCCAGGCACTCGGCCAGTCCCACCGGGGTTTCTCAAAGAGCCCCTGTAGGATGGTGAAGAGAGGACAACAACCCAAACCACTTcaggcctcagtcttcccatctaaGAGATGGGGTAATAATACCCAACTGGGTCACTGAGCAGGACTGGAGACAAAGGGGGTGGaagaggctggaggagagggaacACGTTGCCCCGAGCACTGGGTGGAGGCGAAGTGCATGGGAATACACCCATTTTGAGCTACTTGGCCCTGAGATGAGCCCATAGAACTCTTCCCAGCTGTCAACTGAACAGCCGGGTAAGCAAGGAACGTCGTTTAACATGCTCAGAAAGTTTCCCCATATCCCAAATTACCCCCACCGTGCTTTCATAATTACACGAAGGTTCTCATTTTACTGAGCATTGGCTATGTGGCAAGAAGTTCGTGTGGAACATTTCTAAATATCAAAAGGAAGCCCATTACGGcgtaaccaagaaaaaaaaaatgcatgggaTAGCCAGGCCAGACTGGAAAGGGTCGGAGGGCTCCAGGAAATTCACCTTCTGGAAGGTGAAATTAATAACACACCTGATGCATATGAGCTCATGCGGAGAAGATTTCGGCAACCAGTGAAGAGCGTGCAGTTGAAAAGTGGTATGTGCTGGAAAACCAAGCAAACACACCCCCTGACAATTTTTCAtgtcaaagaaaatacaaagttgCGCCAGAAAGGAGAAGTAGGTGGTTTGCTCCTAGCTCAGCTGTGGCTGGTGTTCACACAGGCATAGTAATGTAAACAGTAGTGCTGATCTCATCAAATTGTCACAGGACCCTcccgggagggaggggagggaagggtgagCCTGTGCGCTAGAGGCGGAGGGGGcgaaatcttattttctttttttctttttttttaatgctcatgttttaaaatttagttttgagagagggagagagagacagagcatgagcgggggaggggcagagagagagggagacgcagaatccgaagcaggctgcaggctctgggctctccagctgagagcccgatgcagggctggaacccacgaaccgcgatgattaaacaactgagccaccggcACCCCaaagtctcattttctttttaaaaaaaattttttttaacgtttatttatttttgagacagagagagacagagcatgaacaggggaggggcagagagaaaaggagacacagaatcctaaacaggctccagactctgagctgtcagcacagagcccgatgcggggctcaaactcacggactgtgagatcatgacctgaactgaagtcggacacttaaccaactgagccacccaggtgccccaaaactcaaCCAGTTTAGTGTGCGGTTCTGAATCTTGACAAAGGTGCGAAGCCACATAACCACCATCACAACCAAGAGAGAGAAGAGTTCCATCCCCCTTCAAAATTCTCAGGCACCCTTTGGAGTCGATCCTGTGCTCCGCCTTCAGCTCTTGGCAACAATTGGTGCGTTTTCTGTCCCTATCATTTAGCCTTTTGGAGGGTGTCATATGAACGGAACCAAACAGGATGTAACCTGTTgagtctgccttctttcacttagcagaatgtctATGGTCCCAGGAGTTTGTTCCTTTGCAAGGCTTAGCTTAGCAGTATTCCCATTGGATGGAAATGTCCCAGCTTAGGCATTCCCCAGTGCAAGGAATTTTGGATTACTCCTAGTTTTTGGTATGATGAGAACAAAACTGTTGTCAGTATTCATGGGCAGGTTTTTGTGTTCATGTgacttccatttctcttgggtaataTCTAGAAACAGATTGATAGGTAGCGAAGAAATGTATGTTAACTTTATACTAAATGGCCAtctccggagtggctgcaccattttgcatttccaccagcagtggaTTCCCACCAGAGCTGTCATCGCTTCACATCACTGACAGCACTTGGTattgatggtgtgtgtgtggttttgtttgcttgctttctgttgttgttgttgttttggtttttggtgtttttttgttgttttttgggggtttttgtttttgtttgtctgcttgCTTTGGGCCATCCTAATAAATAGGTAATAGATTTCATCGAGATTTTACTTTACATTTCCCTAAAGACTAATCGCGAAGTGATGATTTTCGTGTGCTGATCTCCTacctgtatgtattctttggtgaagtgtctgttcaaatcttttacccatttttattgggttgttttcttattactgaaTTCTGAAGTCTTTGTATATATTCTGTATAcaaacactttatcagatatgcatTTTGCCAGTAGTTTTCCCCAATTGGCGGCCCGTCTTTATTTTAACAATGGTTTTCAAAgatcagaagtttttaaaatttttgttaaaattttaatgtttttatttatttttgagagagagagagagaggcagaggggcagagagagagagagagagagagggagacacagaatccgaagcaggctccaggctctgagctgtcagcacagagccccacgcaaggcctgaactcacgagccgtaagatcatgacttgagccaaagttggacgcttaaccgactgagccacccaggcgcccccagaagtttttaattttgatgagataccacttatcattttttcttcattatgatTTTGCTGTTGCACCTGAGAAATCTTTGTATAGCCCAAagccacaaagattttctccgtatgctttcttttcaaagttttatagttGTAATTTTTGCGATTATGTCTGTGATcgattttgagttagtttttataAATGATGTGAAGCATGGATCAAgggtaatatttatatatatatggatgttcAGTTGTTCTGGCATCGTTTGCTGaaaaaaccatatttttttcctccagtgaaTTCTCTTTGTACTTTTGTTAACAGTTGACTCTATTTCCATAAATCTCTTTCTGCACCCCCTATTGATGCACAGGCCTGTCTTTTGGCCAGTACCACAATGCCTGCGTTGCTGtagtgctatggactgaatgtttgtgtttcctcAAAATTCACGCGTTGAAGCCTTGGTCCCCATTGTAGTGGCACCAGGAAGTAAGGCCTTTGGGAGATgtttaggtcatgagggtgaagccctCCTGAGTGGGATTAGTGCTATTATAAGAAGAGATATGAGagagatgatctctctctctctctctttctctgtcatgtgaagacacagtagGAAGGTGTCCATCTGCAAACCGggaagagggttctcaccagacaccaaaccTGCCAgcgccttgattttggacttcccaggcttcagaactgtgagaaatcaatttctgctgcttaagccacccagtttaggATATTTTCTTATAGCAGCCAGAGCAGATTAAGACATGTAGCTTCATAGTAAATCTCGATTCCAGCTCAAGTTTTTTGACTATAGTTTACAATTAAGTTTTATAGCTGACCCTGTCTGTGCCCTGTCCATAATTTCAAGGCATTCACCATCCCGGTACCTTCTAGTGGCATCTAATATAAGTACCTGGGCTATCCTGCCTGAAGGTTGTCTCTCAGCCCAAGTCAGGGGAGCCAAATGCTTCAGCCAGTGACAGATAGGAACTGGAGGATAAATACCCCATCTTTTTACCCTGGATGGGAAATTCCAAGGCAGGTTCTATACCACCTTCCAGAGTTTTCTGATAGTATTGAGCCCCAGTTGCCCATAATAGCTATCTTCTCAGGATTGCACTCTTCTtggcttccttcttccctgtctcACAAACCTATTCTCTGAATAGTGTTCCTtggatca
This region includes:
- the LOC101089181 gene encoding antileukoproteinase-like isoform X2; its protein translation is MQFSSTRCEKVKSGACPFRPHGLCLVYEPHECLNDWECPKDQKCCPSICSNKCLDPVDPSEQVKVNPGRCPLVIGECKEPNPLDTCLNDRDCLTGLKCCKGPCGNSCVEPLKDTFSPLQQD
- the LOC101089181 gene encoding antileukoproteinase-like isoform X1 is translated as MSLLGDRVINTVEFLFSPEFPAYNEQLGGPRAVLEGPHPQAEVQRERLTLATTAPSAVTMKPSSPITFTVLLALEILTPWTAEGTSTEKVKSGACPFRPHGLCLVYEPHECLNDWECPKDQKCCPSICSNKCLDPVDPSEQVKVNPGRCPLVIGECKEPNPLDTCLNDRDCLTGLKCCKGPCGNSCVEPLKDTFSPLQQD